The following are encoded together in the Geobacter sulfurreducens PCA genome:
- a CDS encoding MBL fold metallo-hydrolase, translated as MTHRITILCDNTVGPVSGTLGEHGFAALVEWEGGSLLFDTGMGETLLRNAQRLGRNLAAVPRVVISHGHYDHGGGLWPLLRTCGSKTVLAHPGIFAPRYRVKDTGDPLSIGIPFDEAFLRGQGAHFDFNDRFREVGPGLYLTGEVPRTTAFETGDTGLFCDEAGCRPDPISDDQSLVIRTERGLVLLLGCCHAGVVNTARWALECTGETVVHTVIGGTHLGFCGREQLDETVKSLRELGVHKLVGSHCTGFAAAARLMHEFPGRFHPSAVGYTLEV; from the coding sequence ATGACCCACCGGATCACGATTCTCTGCGACAACACGGTGGGGCCGGTGTCCGGCACTCTGGGCGAACATGGGTTCGCGGCGCTGGTGGAGTGGGAGGGGGGCTCGCTTCTCTTCGATACGGGGATGGGGGAAACGCTCCTGCGCAATGCCCAGCGCCTGGGGCGAAATCTCGCCGCCGTTCCCCGCGTCGTTATCTCTCACGGCCATTACGACCACGGCGGCGGCCTCTGGCCTCTCCTGCGCACCTGCGGGAGCAAGACGGTGCTGGCTCACCCCGGGATTTTCGCTCCCCGCTACCGGGTGAAGGATACGGGGGACCCTCTCTCCATAGGGATCCCCTTTGACGAGGCGTTTCTGCGGGGGCAGGGAGCGCATTTCGATTTCAACGACCGGTTCCGGGAGGTCGGCCCCGGTCTCTACCTGACTGGCGAGGTCCCCCGCACGACCGCCTTTGAAACCGGCGACACGGGGCTTTTCTGTGATGAGGCGGGCTGCCGGCCCGACCCGATCAGCGATGATCAGTCCCTGGTGATCCGTACGGAGCGGGGACTGGTGTTGCTGTTGGGATGCTGCCACGCAGGAGTGGTCAACACGGCCCGATGGGCGTTGGAATGCACCGGCGAGACCGTGGTGCACACGGTCATCGGCGGTACCCATCTCGGCTTCTGTGGCCGGGAGCAACTTGATGAAACGGTGAAGTCCCTGCGGGAACTGGGAGTACACAAACTCGTGGGCAGCCACTGTACCGGCTTCGCTGCAGCTGCCCGGCTCATGCATGAATTCCCCGGCCGGTTTCACCCGTCCGCGGTGGGATACACCCTGGAAGTCTGA
- a CDS encoding ArsR/SmtB family transcription factor encodes MSEELTRDYEISAQLLRILGHPVRLRIAAGLARECACVKDIWECLGMPQAVVSQHLKVMREHGVLEARREGARVCYSLREGAPAQVVRALF; translated from the coding sequence ATGAGTGAAGAGCTAACACGAGACTACGAGATATCGGCCCAGCTGCTGCGCATCCTCGGCCATCCGGTGCGGCTGCGGATCGCGGCTGGTCTCGCGCGCGAGTGCGCCTGCGTCAAGGACATCTGGGAGTGTCTCGGCATGCCCCAAGCGGTGGTTTCCCAGCACCTGAAGGTGATGCGGGAGCACGGTGTCCTGGAGGCCCGGCGCGAAGGCGCCCGGGTCTGCTACTCCCTCCGTGAGGGTGCCCCGGCACAGGTGGTCAGGGCCCTGTTCTGA
- a CDS encoding YgaP family membrane protein: MYIDRMLRIIAGAFIMLSLALAHFHNPNWLWFTAFVGLNLFQSGFTNWCPMVYFLEKLGVPKFPKGCCDK; this comes from the coding sequence ATGTACATCGACAGAATGCTCAGGATTATCGCCGGCGCATTCATCATGCTCTCCCTGGCGCTTGCCCACTTCCACAACCCCAACTGGCTCTGGTTCACCGCTTTTGTCGGGCTGAACCTCTTCCAGTCGGGTTTCACCAACTGGTGCCCCATGGTGTACTTCCTGGAAAAACTGGGGGTGCCGAAGTTTCCCAAGGGGTGCTGCGACAAATGA
- a CDS encoding rhodanese-like domain-containing protein, with product MIRKFIIAVFMVTSLAATALAAPYRNIGSAEAKALLDKKRNVFLLDVRTPDEYRQARLAGSVLIPINEVERRIAQIPKGRPVLVYCAVGSRSGLVAGYLTQRGYGEVYNMHDGIVGWYRNGFPITR from the coding sequence ATGATCAGGAAGTTTATCATTGCCGTGTTCATGGTGACGTCGCTCGCCGCCACCGCCCTGGCTGCGCCCTACCGCAACATCGGTTCGGCCGAGGCCAAGGCGCTGCTTGACAAGAAACGCAACGTCTTTCTCCTGGACGTGCGGACCCCTGACGAATACCGCCAGGCCCGCTTGGCCGGGTCGGTGCTTATTCCAATCAACGAAGTGGAGCGCCGCATCGCACAGATCCCCAAGGGGAGGCCGGTGCTGGTATATTGCGCCGTGGGCTCCCGCTCGGGGCTCGTGGCCGGCTACCTGACCCAGCGGGGATACGGCGAAGTCTACAACATGCACGACGGCATCGTCGGCTGGTATCGCAACGGGTTTCCGATCACCCGGTGA
- a CDS encoding C-GCAxxG-C-C family protein, translated as MFWLKKKDNAPADSLAEQVGLDAEGFYRTGRMHCAEAVLMAMRNAYSPEMPQDVVRVAAGFGGGSNAGCLCGAVSGGTMAFGLAVKEDKRRVNRLTRQLHDWFKHEYGATCCRIATKNAKGKGGCAVLTGEVAKKAAELLEE; from the coding sequence ATGTTCTGGTTGAAGAAAAAGGATAACGCACCGGCCGACTCGCTTGCCGAGCAGGTCGGGCTCGACGCGGAGGGCTTCTACCGCACGGGCAGGATGCACTGCGCCGAAGCGGTGCTCATGGCGATGCGCAACGCCTATTCGCCGGAAATGCCCCAGGATGTGGTCCGGGTGGCGGCCGGCTTCGGCGGCGGCTCCAATGCCGGTTGTCTGTGCGGAGCGGTTTCCGGGGGAACCATGGCCTTCGGGCTGGCGGTGAAGGAGGACAAGCGACGGGTGAACCGTCTCACCCGCCAACTCCATGACTGGTTCAAGCACGAATACGGCGCAACCTGCTGTCGCATCGCCACCAAAAACGCCAAGGGAAAGGGCGGCTGCGCGGTCCTTACCGGCGAAGTGGCCAAAAAGGCGGCGGAATTACTGGAAGAGTAA
- a CDS encoding methyl-accepting chemotaxis protein, whose translation MQIKRYRNWGILPKIMTISGITVVLIAALVLFVLLPLIGEKMMDGKKEKTKSVVEVAYNLVADLGERAKRGEISEEEARKRAIDHVKQLRYQGKEYFWINDLTPRMIMHPIKPELDGTDLSENKDPRGTYLFREFANICREKGEGFVPYLWPKPGASEPVEKISYVKLYEPWGWVIGSGIYVDDVRADMARLRWVVLGGTALFGLFALSLAFSVGLGVVRPLRHAVTSLQDIAEGEGDLTRRIAVEREDESGELALAFNRFVEKLQGIVGTVANNALQVAAAAGQVQEASRQMAEAAENVAGQAATVATASEEMAATSMEIAGNCVSLADGARHASETAESGAAVVQETVSVMGRIAERVKEAARTVDSLGSRSDQIGEIIGTIEDIADQTNLLALNAAIEAARAGESGRGFAVVADEVRALAERTTRATREIALMIKAIQNETRGAVASMDEGVREVEKGTGEAARSGAALREILEQIGSVSLQISQIATAAEQQTSTTTEISGSIQTITDTAHETARGAQESAGAAGQLADLAEQLQNVVMTFRLSA comes from the coding sequence ATGCAGATCAAGCGATACCGCAACTGGGGCATCCTGCCGAAGATCATGACCATCTCCGGTATTACGGTCGTTCTCATCGCAGCTCTCGTCCTTTTCGTACTTCTGCCGCTCATCGGCGAGAAGATGATGGACGGCAAGAAGGAGAAAACAAAGAGTGTGGTCGAGGTGGCCTACAACCTCGTGGCCGACCTGGGAGAACGCGCCAAGCGCGGGGAGATCTCCGAGGAAGAGGCCCGGAAACGGGCCATCGACCATGTCAAGCAACTCCGCTATCAGGGCAAGGAGTATTTCTGGATCAACGACCTGACGCCCAGGATGATCATGCACCCGATCAAGCCCGAACTGGACGGCACGGACCTGTCTGAGAACAAGGATCCGCGCGGCACCTACCTCTTCCGCGAGTTTGCCAATATCTGCCGGGAGAAGGGAGAGGGGTTCGTCCCCTATCTCTGGCCCAAGCCGGGAGCCAGCGAACCAGTGGAAAAAATCTCGTACGTGAAGTTGTACGAACCTTGGGGATGGGTCATTGGCAGCGGCATCTACGTGGATGACGTGCGTGCCGACATGGCCAGGCTCCGTTGGGTAGTGCTGGGTGGGACGGCGCTCTTTGGCCTGTTTGCCCTATCGCTGGCCTTTTCCGTGGGGCTCGGCGTGGTTCGGCCCCTGCGGCACGCGGTGACCAGCCTGCAGGATATCGCCGAGGGAGAGGGGGACCTGACCCGGCGGATCGCGGTGGAGCGGGAAGACGAGTCAGGCGAACTGGCCCTCGCCTTCAACAGGTTTGTGGAGAAACTCCAGGGTATCGTGGGTACGGTTGCCAACAATGCCCTGCAGGTGGCCGCTGCGGCGGGCCAAGTCCAGGAGGCGTCGCGCCAGATGGCGGAAGCGGCAGAGAATGTGGCCGGTCAGGCAGCCACCGTGGCAACGGCCAGCGAGGAGATGGCCGCCACGAGTATGGAAATCGCCGGTAACTGCGTCTCACTTGCCGACGGCGCCCGTCATGCGAGCGAAACGGCCGAGAGCGGAGCTGCGGTGGTCCAGGAGACCGTTAGCGTCATGGGGCGCATCGCCGAGCGGGTCAAGGAGGCGGCCCGTACGGTTGACAGCCTCGGTTCCCGTAGCGACCAGATCGGGGAGATCATCGGCACGATCGAGGATATTGCCGACCAGACGAATCTTCTGGCCCTCAATGCCGCCATTGAAGCGGCGCGGGCGGGTGAATCGGGTCGCGGCTTCGCGGTAGTAGCCGACGAGGTTCGGGCGTTGGCCGAGCGGACCACCCGGGCTACCCGCGAGATCGCCCTGATGATCAAGGCGATCCAGAACGAAACCCGCGGGGCAGTGGCATCCATGGATGAAGGAGTGCGCGAGGTGGAAAAGGGCACGGGCGAGGCGGCCCGTTCGGGGGCTGCTCTGCGGGAAATCCTGGAGCAGATCGGCTCGGTTTCGCTCCAGATCAGCCAGATAGCCACCGCGGCCGAGCAACAGACCTCCACCACCACCGAAATCAGCGGCAGCATCCAGACCATCACCGATACGGCCCATGAAACCGCACGCGGTGCGCAGGAATCTGCCGGAGCCGCAGGGCAGCTCGCAGATTTGGCTGAACAATTGCAAAATGTTGTCATGACATTCCGGCTTTCAGCATGA
- a CDS encoding TolC family protein: MRSLIVAFSMLVLSPPVLLAADRSVTLQEALQSALERNHLVNGARFEREAAERGAAASRSRYFPHIFLEEGFAASDAPDRVFMMKLDQGRFTLDDFQLENLNTPSSYRDFRTAVTLEQPLFDLGIGYGREMAEKEAERAGFSLAQRREDVGLAVYAAYLDVQKGRVTLAATEKEVAEARESLRVAQARSREGTALRSDELRARTFLSESEQRTITALNDLRLARMRLALATGEDAGGSLDIAEELISSPVRLSEDELVREALVNRSDLKGGEKDVERAEAAAGAARSAWFPTVYAGASYQMNNRDVPFGRDNDAWMAGVNLRWELFDGLRRSHDQAKAGAVRQAALQYLEQQRKEVVLRVREAALRREEAGKRLEVARHALLAADEGMRIVAKRYENGLATMVELLDAQSALNRSRTGLVERESEYLLATARVYHAAGLFLKETVK, from the coding sequence GTGAGGTCGCTTATCGTCGCCTTTTCGATGCTTGTTCTCAGTCCGCCGGTGCTGCTCGCCGCCGATCGGTCCGTCACGCTGCAGGAGGCCCTCCAGTCGGCTCTTGAGCGCAATCATCTGGTGAACGGCGCCCGCTTTGAGCGTGAGGCGGCCGAACGGGGGGCCGCCGCCAGCCGCAGCCGCTACTTCCCCCATATTTTCCTCGAAGAGGGTTTTGCCGCATCGGACGCGCCGGACCGGGTCTTCATGATGAAGCTCGACCAAGGGCGATTCACCCTCGACGATTTCCAGCTCGAGAACCTGAACACTCCTTCGTCCTACCGGGACTTCCGGACCGCAGTTACCTTGGAGCAGCCCCTGTTCGACCTGGGCATAGGCTATGGTCGGGAGATGGCCGAAAAAGAGGCGGAGCGGGCCGGTTTCTCCCTTGCCCAGCGGAGGGAGGATGTGGGCTTGGCGGTCTACGCGGCATATCTCGATGTCCAGAAGGGGCGGGTGACCCTGGCCGCGACGGAGAAGGAGGTGGCCGAGGCCCGGGAGAGCCTGCGGGTGGCCCAGGCCCGCAGCCGTGAGGGTACCGCGCTTCGTTCCGACGAGTTGCGGGCGCGAACCTTTCTTTCCGAATCGGAACAGCGCACTATTACTGCCCTGAACGACCTGCGTCTGGCCCGGATGCGGCTTGCCCTGGCCACGGGGGAGGATGCCGGCGGATCCCTTGACATCGCCGAAGAACTGATCAGTTCGCCGGTGCGGCTCTCTGAGGATGAGCTGGTACGGGAGGCTCTGGTCAATCGCAGCGATCTGAAAGGGGGCGAAAAGGACGTGGAGCGGGCCGAGGCGGCGGCGGGGGCTGCGCGTAGCGCCTGGTTCCCCACAGTCTATGCCGGGGCGTCGTACCAGATGAACAACCGGGATGTCCCCTTCGGCCGGGACAACGACGCCTGGATGGCCGGCGTGAACCTCCGGTGGGAACTGTTCGACGGCCTGCGTCGCTCGCACGACCAGGCCAAAGCCGGTGCCGTCCGGCAGGCTGCGCTCCAGTACCTGGAGCAGCAGCGCAAGGAGGTGGTGCTCAGGGTTCGCGAGGCCGCCTTGCGCCGCGAAGAGGCCGGCAAGAGACTTGAGGTGGCCCGCCATGCTCTGCTGGCTGCCGACGAAGGGATGCGCATCGTGGCGAAGCGTTACGAAAACGGTCTTGCCACCATGGTGGAGCTGTTGGATGCGCAGTCTGCCCTGAACAGGAGCAGGACCGGCCTCGTGGAGCGGGAGAGCGAGTATCTGTTGGCCACGGCCCGCGTGTACCACGCGGCCGGACTATTTCTGAAGGAGACCGTGAAATGA
- a CDS encoding efflux RND transporter permease subunit translates to MDTHHLGFAGKIARAFIDSKLTPLIVIASLLLGVYAVLVTPREEEPQIVVPMVDIYLPMPGSTPQEVEERVVSPIERKMWELNGVEYVYAMSRPGMGLVTVRFLVGENMEDSLVKLYNKLMSNRGLLPPGAGEPLVVPKSIDDVPILSLTLWSERYDGFMLRRIAREICDELKKGENVAEAEIKGGLNRTLSVRLDSARLAAYNLSPLQVAAAIHAGNASLQSGAFAADNRETIVETGSFIADADDARRLVVGVFNGRPVYLADVATVTDGAPEPANYVFFGLGPAAGTKGISGNQAENYPAVTIAVAKRKGANATWVAEDLLHRVEALKGKVIPSDVKVTVTRNYGETAREKNNELLYHMFLAAISVTILIAVFMGWRAGAVAAIAIPVTLALTMLVFNQIGYTLNRITLFALIFSIGILVDDAIVVVENIHRYFTTTRFKPLEAAIRAVDEIGNPTVLATFAVIASILPMGFVGGLMGPYMRPIPVGASMAMLLSMFIAFIVTPYFAYRLMKGESHYGSDAAAEESKLTVFYRKAMGALLHNRPLRAGFMIGVAVLLVASCSLLYFKLVTVKMLPFDNKNELQVIIDAPEGTPLEETARMTAEMGQALRGIPEVTDFQMYVGTSAPFNFNGLVRHYYLRTGSHVADIQVNFVHKSERAAQSHDLAKRIRPLLKAVADRHGARIKVAEVPPGPPVLSTLVTEVYGPDHATRLDIARKIKAIYEKVDGVVDTDWYVEDDQPKVSFAVDREKAALSGISVEDVSRTLRMALGGVDAGIMHLPREKEPVAINVRLPAAQRSSVEALSSIYVPGPRGNIPLSQLVRVSTGVEDQTLYRKNLKSVVYVTGDVAGAIEAPVYAILQMQKEIDKIPLPGGYRIEQRAATQPWSEERPGIKWDGEWHITYEVFRDLGLAFGAVMILIYLLVVAWFKDFTTPLVIMGPIPLTLIGILPGHALFGAFFTATSMIGFIALAGIIVRNSIILIDFAEMKRREGLPLDEAIIEAGAVRFRPMLLTGAAVVVGSFVIVFDPIFQGLALALMFGEIASTTLSRVTIPIVYFLVERWKEKRRDSDVLVEEKG, encoded by the coding sequence ATGGATACTCACCATCTCGGCTTTGCCGGCAAAATAGCCCGGGCGTTCATCGATTCCAAGCTGACGCCCCTCATCGTCATCGCCTCCCTGCTCCTGGGCGTCTACGCGGTCCTGGTCACCCCCCGCGAAGAGGAACCCCAGATCGTGGTGCCGATGGTGGACATCTACCTCCCCATGCCCGGCTCTACCCCCCAGGAAGTGGAGGAGCGGGTGGTCTCCCCCATCGAGCGGAAGATGTGGGAGTTGAACGGGGTGGAGTATGTCTATGCCATGAGCCGGCCGGGGATGGGACTTGTGACGGTCCGCTTCCTGGTGGGGGAGAACATGGAAGACTCCCTCGTGAAACTCTATAACAAGCTCATGAGCAACCGAGGCCTCCTCCCCCCCGGCGCCGGCGAACCGCTCGTGGTGCCCAAGTCCATCGACGACGTGCCGATCCTTTCTCTCACCCTCTGGTCCGAGCGCTACGATGGGTTCATGCTCCGCCGCATAGCCCGGGAGATCTGCGACGAACTGAAAAAGGGCGAGAACGTGGCCGAGGCCGAGATCAAAGGGGGCCTCAACCGGACCCTTTCGGTCCGCCTGGACAGTGCACGCCTAGCTGCCTACAATCTTTCTCCCCTCCAGGTTGCCGCAGCCATCCATGCGGGCAATGCCTCGCTCCAATCCGGGGCCTTCGCCGCCGACAACCGTGAAACGATCGTGGAGACCGGTTCCTTCATCGCTGATGCGGACGATGCCCGCCGGCTCGTGGTGGGTGTCTTCAACGGTCGCCCCGTCTATCTGGCCGACGTGGCCACCGTTACCGACGGAGCACCTGAGCCGGCCAACTACGTCTTCTTCGGGCTGGGGCCGGCCGCGGGGACCAAGGGGATCAGCGGCAACCAGGCGGAAAACTACCCGGCAGTGACCATTGCCGTGGCCAAGCGCAAGGGGGCCAACGCCACCTGGGTAGCCGAGGATCTCCTCCATCGGGTGGAGGCCCTCAAGGGGAAGGTGATCCCCTCCGACGTGAAGGTTACAGTGACCCGCAACTACGGTGAGACCGCCCGGGAGAAGAATAACGAGTTGCTTTACCACATGTTTCTGGCGGCCATTTCGGTCACGATCCTTATCGCCGTCTTCATGGGGTGGCGGGCCGGTGCCGTGGCGGCCATCGCCATTCCAGTGACCCTGGCGTTGACCATGCTGGTCTTCAACCAGATCGGCTATACCCTGAACCGGATCACCCTTTTTGCCCTTATCTTCTCAATCGGGATTCTGGTGGACGATGCCATCGTGGTGGTGGAGAACATCCACCGCTACTTCACCACGACCCGGTTCAAACCCCTGGAGGCGGCCATTCGGGCCGTGGACGAGATCGGCAACCCCACGGTGCTTGCCACCTTCGCTGTCATCGCCTCAATTCTGCCAATGGGGTTCGTGGGGGGGCTCATGGGTCCGTACATGCGGCCGATCCCGGTGGGCGCCAGCATGGCCATGCTCCTCTCCATGTTCATCGCCTTTATCGTGACCCCCTACTTCGCCTACCGCCTCATGAAGGGTGAGTCCCACTACGGCAGCGATGCCGCGGCAGAGGAGTCGAAGCTGACGGTCTTCTACCGGAAGGCTATGGGAGCGTTGCTGCACAACCGCCCCCTCCGGGCCGGGTTCATGATCGGGGTGGCGGTGCTGCTGGTAGCTTCGTGCTCACTCCTCTACTTCAAGCTCGTGACGGTGAAGATGCTGCCGTTCGACAACAAGAACGAACTCCAGGTGATCATCGACGCCCCCGAGGGGACCCCCCTGGAGGAGACGGCCCGCATGACCGCCGAGATGGGACAGGCGCTCCGTGGCATCCCCGAGGTGACCGACTTCCAGATGTACGTGGGGACCAGCGCTCCCTTCAACTTCAATGGTCTGGTGCGACACTACTACCTGCGCACCGGTTCCCACGTGGCCGACATCCAGGTGAACTTCGTCCACAAGAGCGAGCGCGCGGCCCAGTCCCACGACCTGGCGAAGCGAATACGACCGCTGCTCAAGGCGGTGGCCGACCGCCACGGTGCCCGGATCAAGGTGGCCGAGGTGCCGCCCGGCCCGCCGGTCCTCTCGACCCTGGTCACCGAGGTCTATGGGCCGGACCATGCCACGCGCCTGGACATAGCGCGTAAGATCAAGGCCATCTACGAGAAGGTGGACGGCGTGGTGGACACAGACTGGTACGTCGAGGACGACCAGCCGAAGGTTTCTTTTGCCGTGGATCGGGAAAAGGCCGCCCTGTCGGGGATATCCGTGGAAGATGTGTCCCGGACCCTGCGCATGGCGCTGGGTGGGGTCGACGCGGGGATCATGCATCTTCCGCGGGAAAAGGAGCCTGTGGCCATCAATGTGCGGCTCCCGGCTGCGCAGCGGAGTTCGGTGGAGGCCCTCTCCTCCATCTATGTGCCCGGTCCCCGGGGGAACATCCCCCTGTCCCAGCTCGTGCGGGTTTCCACCGGCGTCGAGGACCAGACCCTCTACCGCAAGAACCTCAAAAGCGTGGTCTACGTCACCGGCGACGTGGCAGGGGCCATCGAGGCGCCGGTCTATGCCATCCTGCAGATGCAGAAGGAGATCGACAAGATCCCCCTGCCCGGCGGCTACCGGATCGAGCAGCGGGCAGCCACCCAGCCCTGGAGCGAGGAGCGCCCCGGCATCAAGTGGGACGGCGAGTGGCACATTACCTACGAGGTCTTCCGGGACCTGGGGCTCGCCTTCGGCGCGGTGATGATCCTTATCTATCTACTGGTGGTGGCCTGGTTCAAGGACTTCACCACGCCGCTGGTCATCATGGGACCGATTCCGCTCACTCTTATCGGCATCCTGCCGGGGCACGCCCTGTTCGGGGCGTTCTTCACGGCCACTAGCATGATCGGCTTCATTGCGCTGGCGGGTATCATTGTCCGCAACTCCATCATCCTGATCGATTTCGCCGAGATGAAACGGCGGGAGGGGCTCCCCCTCGATGAGGCCATCATCGAGGCCGGAGCGGTCAGGTTCCGGCCCATGCTCCTGACCGGAGCGGCCGTGGTGGTGGGAAGTTTTGTTATCGTCTTCGATCCCATTTTTCAGGGACTTGCCCTGGCGCTCATGTTCGGGGAAATCGCCTCCACTACCCTGTCGCGGGTGACGATCCCGATCGTCTACTTCCTGGTGGAGCGCTGGAAGGAAAAACGGAGGGACTCGGATGTTCTGGTTGAAGAAAAAGGATAA
- a CDS encoding efflux RND transporter periplasmic adaptor subunit gives MRMGRGVRAACGVVLLAAALTGCGHKADKAESKQPPVVTGVTLIPAAGEAIPDGAEVVGTVRAADAAVIAARLPATVTGVLVREGDRVGRGKLLVTLEAAESSAQASAAAAQVAEAERALDEARARKRLADATYERYANLFKDEAVTRQEMDNRRADRDVAEQGVERATARLMASRESARAAGVVAGYTRIVSPLAGVVTAKQVENGMTVFPGTPLMTIEGDGGRRLEASVPESLAGRVRLGQRVPVTIDGAGLSLEGRVVEIVPAADPASRTFTVKVDLAGEGIRSGMFGRAFIATGQRQGILVPKSAVMERGALSSVWTLDQGNVARLRLVKTGKPLGDRIEILSGLTAGERVISAGLEKVVEGAKIQ, from the coding sequence ATGAGGATGGGGAGAGGAGTGAGAGCGGCCTGTGGCGTCGTCCTCCTTGCTGCGGCCCTCACGGGCTGTGGCCATAAGGCGGATAAGGCGGAATCGAAGCAGCCCCCCGTCGTGACGGGAGTGACACTGATCCCGGCGGCCGGAGAGGCTATCCCGGACGGCGCAGAGGTGGTGGGGACGGTACGCGCCGCAGACGCCGCCGTCATTGCAGCCCGGCTTCCCGCCACCGTAACTGGCGTTCTCGTGCGGGAGGGGGACCGTGTGGGCAGGGGAAAGCTCCTGGTGACCCTTGAGGCCGCCGAGAGTTCGGCCCAGGCGTCCGCTGCGGCCGCCCAGGTGGCCGAGGCGGAGCGGGCGCTGGACGAAGCCCGTGCCCGCAAACGGCTGGCCGACGCAACCTATGAGCGCTACGCCAACCTCTTCAAGGATGAGGCAGTGACCCGTCAAGAGATGGACAACCGTCGCGCCGACCGGGACGTGGCCGAGCAGGGTGTCGAGCGGGCAACTGCCCGTTTGATGGCGAGCAGGGAGAGTGCGCGGGCGGCCGGGGTCGTGGCGGGTTACACCCGCATCGTCTCGCCGCTTGCCGGGGTAGTGACCGCAAAGCAGGTGGAAAACGGTATGACCGTGTTTCCGGGTACGCCGCTGATGACTATCGAGGGTGACGGGGGGCGCCGACTTGAGGCGTCCGTTCCCGAATCCCTCGCCGGTCGGGTAAGACTTGGCCAGCGCGTGCCGGTGACCATTGACGGGGCCGGTCTCTCGCTGGAGGGCCGGGTGGTTGAGATCGTGCCCGCCGCCGACCCGGCGAGCAGAACCTTCACCGTCAAGGTTGATCTTGCCGGTGAAGGGATCCGGTCGGGCATGTTCGGCCGGGCCTTTATCGCTACCGGTCAACGGCAGGGGATTCTCGTGCCGAAGTCGGCGGTGATGGAACGGGGGGCTCTCTCCTCGGTCTGGACGCTGGACCAGGGGAATGTCGCCCGGCTGCGACTCGTGAAAACGGGAAAACCCTTGGGCGACCGGATCGAGATCCTTTCGGGCCTCACGGCCGGTGAGCGGGTCATCTCAGCCGGGCTGGAAAAGGTTGTTGAGGGGGCGAAAATCCAGTAA